From one Alosa alosa isolate M-15738 ecotype Scorff River chromosome 5, AALO_Geno_1.1, whole genome shotgun sequence genomic stretch:
- the vamp5 gene encoding vesicle-associated membrane protein 5 has product MENGKSRLQQAQDNVEEVKVIMMDNLNKAEERTGKLGELENRADVLLEQSKGFAKTAGKVKRKKQWENNKMKILIAGIVSGVIVVIILVAILTNIDFNTATTGSDRSEENSTRGP; this is encoded by the exons GAGAATGGGAAGAGCCGCCTGCAGCAGGCCCAGGATAATGTGGAGGAGGTGAAGGTCATTATGATGGATAACCTCAACAAGGCCGAAGAGCGCACAGGCAAGCTGGGGGAACTGGAGAACAGAGCAGACGTGCTTCTTGAGCAG AGCAAGGGGTTTGCCAAGACCGCAGGTAAGGTGAAGAGGAAGAAACAGTGGGagaacaacaaaatgaaaatccTGATAGCTGGCATTGTATCAGGCGTCATTGTGGTCATTATCCTGGTGGCAATTCTGACCAACATTGACTTCAACACTGCCACAACAGGAAGTGACAGATCTGAAGAAAACTCCACTAGAGGGCCTTGA